taaaatttgcctaagtatgcatatttttgactaataataggccgtatttaaccatgaaacagcatgattcattcatttttatatttttgaaaaattgtgatagagtgaagcttccaaattcgaaccgcgaagtggcgagggactaccgtatatatatttaaagacaaaactttgtgtcacctttgtgttacaggtgacaatttttttgtattattacattttcacttattatgacttttttttcttccattttgctgtttcgtttcttttagttttttttgttcacatttAGACTTATTTACATTAACGTACCTCGCGGCAACAAAAACCAAAGCCGCGGGCCACACTTAGGACACCCTGGTCCATGCACAAACTGATTTAAGCTTTGACGGTCTtgaccattttgtgttttttacaattttgcaTGTGAAGGCTGAAATACGCTGTCAATAATCGGAAACATCACATAAAAAAGAAACTGAGGATATAACGTGAGACATAAATCACATCATATCATACCCAACCCAGATACTatgcaaatatgccccctagAGGTGACATCATAATAATCTGAcatttagaataaaatatatctATGCTTTTATGCCATGTCGTGGAATCATTGCCACATTTTCTCCATAAGATTGTCTTTTAATCTCCTTGCAGAAAAGTGACTGGACTAAGAAAAGAAATAGCTCGACTGTCCCGATTGTGCTCAAATCCAATGAGCAGAGGCACTGCTATTAGGCAAGATCGCAACAATTGTCTCTAAGCAGTCTTCGACATAAAGAGGATatgccttgttgttgttgttgttattgtttgaaATGGATCAGTTCCAAAGCCCCTACAGATGTTGACGTGGCTGTATCTTAAGACAGTAAAAGAAGAACCCCCCTGCAGTTAAAACAAGTACATTGAAAACAGACTCCTGTTTGTCAATCACTTCTGGATGAATCTGAAATCCAGTTGCCTTTTCAAATTTCTATTAACAAGTAATGGTTTATTGTGCATAAAACCAAAGCTTGCATTCGGTCATCTTTCCCTGCATAGCTCACTTGACTCTAGACAATGCACTCTTGTTCATGTCTGTGGTGTGTTGTTGCACTACACAAGCAACGGGTCATCATGCTCGGCCATCACTTCAAACACGTATGCCAAAAATACTCTTTCCCATTTGCATCACAACCTTTACTGCTTTGTTTGGAAGAGGCCGTAATAACTCTTCCAGGTGGATATCGACCGCCTGGTGAGAGATTTTGATTTAAAACCCAAACGAAAGAAGCACAGCCTGcatctaatgatgttaaaatgagCTAATATAAATGCAGAGCAAAACATGCAAATATTAAATGGAAAAACTAGCAGATAGGACTTCTTTGAACAGGATGTGAGGGAAGAATAAAGTCCTCTTTAGTAGGAGGTGATATGAGGCTATCAAACGCAAATGCACTTCTTTCAGGATTCTGATTTGAAAACTGAAGACAGCTTCAATTTTAAGCATACTTAGTGATTAACATTGGTCGAGAAATATCATCATCTCCCTTTTAGGAATTCTTGTGCAATGATGTGTTTcaggtaaaaatataaaaaattgtTCAGTGTAACGTGGAATATAAAAGTCTGTTAGATTGTGCTGCTGCGGAGTTCATTAGAATTGTATTCTTACCCCAGAACCTATCTATTATGTTATCTTTACCAAACACAAAACTATGTCCTCCACATAAGTTATGGTATTCATACACTCCAAAGCAATACAGCAACCCAATTGTAAAATAGAAGCTATGTAATGCAGACTTGCAACCTAATTAAGCGACTTTACACATCAGCTGTGAAAAACAGACGTACTGTAGATGTATCAGTGTCTTTACCTGCCACAGCTGCAAAGACTCACAGTGATTGTTTCGCTAGTTGCTCTCACGAATCACTTCATCCCAGCGTAAACTCTGCCAAGGCTAACGTAATCATGACAAAAGTCCCTAAAATGGCGGCTGTCATAGTTGCTGCAGACTGCATTGGCTTAGTCCTTTTGTTTCCCACTGCCCCTTCTGCAGACACCACATACCGGCCAAGACCACCAGTAACCCATTGTGGCACCTGCAAGCAAAGGATAGGAAAGCAATCAACGGCCGAGCAGATTATActgaatacacattttttaaataactagACTAAAAACAAGGTTTAATGGTGCAGCAGGACGTACACAGGAATAATCCAAGTTATAACATGTACTACAGGGACAGTTTGGATTTAGAGAAGAAATTGTACGATAGtcgcatcagcagtgtagtgcatcaacggtaACTTTTCCCCTACTTCATCCCGTGAACCgagttctggtcagtttttggtgttgaagaaagtagttccggctagttggctGGGATCACAAATGTAAAGTGTTCAAAGGATTAATACatatgcatcacaaaaccgttttccacaaaaaagtcagacctcacaattgctCAGCACTATTTTCTCTCCCTTTGTATCACTGCTCGCTGCTGCCTGTCAACTGTTGCGCACCTTTCCATCACCTGTATCAAAGTGTTTACATGCTCGGATGGCGGCCGCTGCGACGTGAGAGAGCTAAAGTGAGAGTTAAATATATTGTGACAAAAGAAAATGTCTAAAAAATGGTGCGGACTTGTAATTACCCGGGCTGTTACAACAAGAATGTGTCTGATTTGCCCTATATAGTCCATCGCTTTCCTGTCACGGACATTGCTATTAGGCAACTTTGGCTTCTTGCCATATTGGCTGTAAAGTGGGAACCAAAGTGGCAAAGCTAaaacagctttgtgtgtgtagtgCACACTTCATTAAGGATGATTACATTCCTACGTGCTCAGGACAGAGGAAGTTTTGTGTTCCAGCACCCCAGGTAAGAACTAGCTACTATCTAATTAAGTGGTTCTTAACCAGGGTTCGATCGAACCCCAGGGGTTCGGTGAGTCAGTCCCagggatatatatatacacacacacacagacacacacatatatatacacatatatatatatatacacacactcataccctatatacatatacatacatatatatacacagtatatatatatatatatatatatatatatacacagtatatatatatatatatatatatatatatacagtatatatatatatatatatacacacacacacatatatacacatatagatacagtacatataaattatatatatacagtacacacacacacacattatatacatatatatacatacacacatatacatatatatatatatatatatatacacacacacacacacacacacacacacacacacacacacatatacagtcaaacttgtctatagcggccactagagggagtctgcaaaagtggccgctatagacaggtggcctctatagacaggttggcatccagtttgaatgttgaccagtagagaaaaaaaaagaaaaaaaagggggaaaaaaataataataatgttgaccagtagagggcactgcggactgcggataaaagttgtacagcactactaggcttgttattatcatggttcatggttttaatcctgaacatgcatatgagtcaaacagtagcacatcacacagcacaattcataattttgcatgtccaaaaaggagtaggaagaagcaaagcttatttaatcctacccctcatcagtttcacatcagttgcaatacatttattcacctcttgttcttccaagtgtactttgtaggtctacatgacaatgtagtgcaatcatagccaacgtttttacttactaaaaggaagctagaggcttaataataactgagaatatatccacaacccacagaataaagccattaaagtgcatcggcgacgtgagtctctccttccccacaacaagcggcattacagtattgaccagtgcacaccaggaaataaacggtgtcacttgttacaggcattggctggacagctatgtagtggggcttgtttaaactttgccttgtgggcaagcaggaaggagagacaatgctgagagatgtgtgtgtgttctgagctgctgtctggtggccgcgttcaataaataaagttggcagaagcaacaggagaagtttccttctttgcttcggagctgaataacactgacaagttaacagactagtagcgaacggaaaagaagacggctttttttgtgtcgaatacagaagatgaggactttgatggatttgtggatgaggattgatgaaaaataacgtgagtacattctaaaatacttcaattaagtacaaccgaactcagttttggacccgctgccgcatgcatgctagcgtatgtttttttttttattgtggagtcgctgggagcacgtcctgttcccagcctaatttgcggtaatgttttggtgcaaatgctcttaaagttacatgtttgaccaggaaatagcaagctcaaaagaagacggcttttttatgtggaacaactgacagtttgtgtggatcttgtgaatgattgtgactgagctaggactcggtaattaaagtctacacacgacagcttcattgattgaaaaacgaaactttttcgtgcatgaagcttctacttgagtcggtaatttggccgctatatgcagtcagatattgagcaagggagacaaaatgggtggccgctggccgcgttggacaggtgactgcacagggtctataacatgtggctgctataggcaggtggccgttctataaaggtggccgctaagacaggtttgactatatatacacacacacacatatatatatatatatatatatatatatatatatatatatatacatacagtgtgtgtatatacatatatatacacacacacattatatatatatatatatatatatatatatatatatatatacacacacacacatatatatacacacacacacacacacacatacagaggaAATTGCTCTATGACTAACCGTCATACTGAGTTGCGAGAAGAAAGGCGGCTAACATGTTAGATAATGACAACAATTCAACAAACGGAATGACTGGAAGGTTGAGATACAGAATGTAACACCGCACTGCATACTGCTGGTAAGTAAGAAACTACCACCGAGAACATCTGAACACCTGAGTGAATAAAAAAGATGGCTGATGACATTTCCACTACATTATAGTCCATTAGTCCATTAACAAACCCTTTACTTAATGTCGAGAAAAATCACCATACAGTATCAGACCCCACATTTCATGTAGAACAGATCATCTAATAAAGCATGACCATTAAATATAGATAAATACTGTTTATCCAGTCTTTTAATTAACGTTTTGCACTCATGATAGGGCACCGCATTTGTTGTGAGAGGTCACATTACAGCATCAAGTCGTGGACCAAATTCACACATAAGAACCAGAAAAACACCAGCACTCTGTTCCCTGTTGAGTTTAATAAACTAGATCATAAtccatataaaaaataaataatttcatacTTATGTTTTGTGTATTATTAATTTTACACACCACTTTAACACATTGTTGGTAacaaattcatttaaaattctGAGGAACAACTTGGGagccaaaatacattttagtaaGCAGAGTCTTAACAACAGTTTCTCTGAAAATAGACGGAATTCCCATCACTAGTACACATGACATACTTCTTGGTCGTATTTCCTGGTCTAGTCTGAATAGTTTCACGCAGTCATGTCAGGCCTGCCCTGTTCTCATTGCAGGAGCAAGCATAGCTCGTTCCTGCCACTTGTAGCTCAGCAGTATTCTCTGTTTCTGCTCCACTTTGCGCGCTGTCCTGGCTTgattcattttattgttatgtttCTATGTCTCCTTTgttaacatttaaataaaaaatatttagttCCCTGCTTGCCTGCCTGTGATTTTTCCAGTCTGCTTCATCTCCAACGTTCTAACACCCAACTGTGATATTATTAGTTTCACATCCTGTTATCTGCTTATTAGGCCTGATGTAATGCTCATGGCTGTTCCATATAACAAGAGTTGGTTGTGAAAAGGAAAtccttaaaagtaaagttattaTTTTTAGGCATCCCAGCATTCATTTTCACATAAATCACCCACATAAGCCACATAACCAAAGAGGACTAATTAGCTGACCTTCAGGGCCTATGGCTTTAGTACAGCCCGATATCCGTCAGGTTGATTTTGATGATGACATCGGTGACAGCATCAAACACAAACTGCACATTCTGGGTGTCTGTGGCACAAGTGAAGTGGGTGTAGATCTCCTTGTTGGCCTTTTGTTTATTCAGGTCTTCAAACTGGCCCTGGATGTACAGCGCTGCCTCCTCATACAAGTTCTCACCtttaccaaaacaaaaaaaaagaatttttgCACAAGTTGTTGGTGGATCCTTACAGTGTGGAGCAGCAAAAACACTATCAGCAGGTTTCGGCTGGACTCCTgccagatgaagaggaggacacCGAGAGCacaccgaaagagagagagagagagagaccgacGTGTGTGACAAATGAATTAtgacgctgttcaattctgacacggaagaggaagacttttgtggttttagttcccaagaggCGATGAATGGCTTTTCCGGTAGGTTACTGTTATCTATGTTACAATGTAGGTCactattcggcactgtttaactagccatgtactgttctgcactgtttaaaTAGCCGTGTTGTaccactgtttggaaaaagaaaaacatttatttttattataagtcTAAAAAtcttaaatagaaaaataaggcTGACCGATTATTTCCCTGTCTGCCaccactggatgtttgcatgaatcaccaacttcacacagatcattaaaaaacgTCCTAAAATATATGTTCTGTTAGTGGTTCTTTTACTTTTGTGatcaaaaacaaaatttgaatCTCAATTTTGAGGCTGTTCTGTAAAtagttttcaaataaataataaatataataaatatatgctataataataaatatagtaacttctgatcaatccatgtcaatttcagacttaaaataatgtactgatttaagcccccaCCAATTTCCGGTTAAATCACGCCCACTTCTGGTTTATTTCCCGCCCACTCTGAGTAATAATAAGacgggtgaacagatacagatacagacacagatacagacacagatagtggtgtactcgctcttCCCTAGCAGCTGTGTTACACTGCAGTTTGTTTTGCTGTCTCGATCATGTAATATCAACATGATCAATAGGAGGAACTTCACACCCATCGAATGTCAGGCACATACAGAAATTAAATAACAGAGATTTAATATTTGGATCTTATAACAAACCTTCATGTGCAAGAGACAGACATCTCAGTGATGTTTAAGAACATATTCATATTATTCAACACTCAAAGTCAGGACTTTGTCAGCTGTGAAATGAATGGATGTTTGCCATCATAATATCATTATAGTTAAACCTGCAGCTGCTTTTTGTCTTACCGTTGTACTCTGGATAGCAGATTTTAAGTGGGCTCCTGACAATCTTCTCCTCAAACAGATCCTTCTTGTtgaggaagaggatgatggAGGTGCTTGTAAACCACTTGTTGTTGCATATGGAGTCAAACAGCTTCATGCTCTCATGCATGCGGTTCTgaggagagagcgagagagagagacaaagaCACAGTGAATTGTTTCTTACATATCAgttgtacatacatacaaaaagAAGGAAGACACTCTGTTCACGaaacgagacgatacacgagattgggtctgtgaaaatgaaacaaaacgagATTTTAACcataattttaagaaaagtacaatgaaaaaatctaaaaaataaatgacaatatattgcaatctccTAATTTAATTTGTACGACATTACACTCATCTGCACTCTgcgtgtatgctaccggcccagcctccacccactgagacaaagaaactgtatgactgacaaaaggtgctcactccgttcatgctgatGTTCTATGGAACAATCATGCTGAAAGGTGCTGAAATCAATGCAAAGAGTgaacctgtttggaggcgagagacgaggaaaacagacacggatgcacatgccaatatattgaggccggcaaaattatcgagtttattttcatttattgtgtgagtaattcattatttattattgtcccaggccttgTGCCCATGAGACCTTTTTTTATtcaacaagaaatcttgtcatgttttaatatcGCGAGATCTTGCGACAGCCCTACATGGAAGAAAAACTAACAACAAACCATCTCCTCATCCTCAGCCAAGACCAGATCATAGTCATTGAGAGCCACACAGAAAATGATGGCTGTGACTTCCTCGAAGCAATGAATCCACTTCTTCCTCTCTGAGCGTTGACCTCCAACGTCAAACATTCTGGACACACAGAAAGCAAAactaaaaagttaaaaaatatatatatagtaatccctcgcaatatgacggttcgattatcactccctcactatatgaCGTTTTCAGGAATTAAtgaatgattaattaatgattggtgtttcatggttgactacagctATTAgtctaaaatatgcatatttaagcaaagtctatgtattcttggccaaaataaagcattttcaagcataacaattaTGAAATAAAGAATAATACAAGGCCTGGGAACACGTACTATACAGTACAGGAAGTTATTGTTCAGTATCCTGGGCACTGATTGGCTCACCCTCATGCAACATCCACCCACATGTTGCGTCTCTCACATGTGATTGCTACATTGTTGTTAAACAGAGGAAAGTACCTTTGCTCTTGTGAATGAGTGATTTCTGAGAACTTTTATGTAAACTCCACTGGCTTCAATCTTGTTTATGACTAATTTCTGTCATATTTActattacaatacagtacagtacagtatgtttagTATATTTGGTTATATGAGCGTAAAAGtgtatggggtgttatttcatttcatgtgtTTCACTAAATGCAGTATCATTTATTGTCTTCAAGAGGTAGCGCTGactttatacagtatttccctGTGAGCTCTTTGGAGGCTCCAGACGCTCATGTTTATCTGTAAAAAGCAAATCTCAAAGCTGCCATAATCCAAGTTTGGTTATTTAAGAATATTCTTTTCCCATCTGTGGTCCAGTGTGCAGGTTTTACTAACTTGAAGTAGAGATCTTTGAAGGTGAAGTGAGTTTCCACAATTCCCGTGGTTTTGACACGTGTCCGCAGTACGTCCTGCTGGGTCGGGATGTAGTTGGGCTGACAGAGTCTGTCAAAGTCGTTCAGATAGctgcagcacaaaaaaaaaaattctgattcGAATCGGAAATAACTCATTTATTTTATGGCTTGAGCGCTCTGCCTGTATTTGTAAAATGTCACATGCATTTGTTAACTGACAGAGGCTAAAAACATAAAGGCAATGAATGTACAAGCTGAACACTAACATAACACTTTGGTGTTACAACACAGTGTCTTCAG
Above is a genomic segment from Dunckerocampus dactyliophorus isolate RoL2022-P2 chromosome 1, RoL_Ddac_1.1, whole genome shotgun sequence containing:
- the gnai3 gene encoding guanine nucleotide-binding protein G(i) subunit alpha; protein product: MGCTISAEDKAAVERSKMIDKNLREDLEKSLREVKLLLLGAGESGKSTLVKQMKIIHEDGYSEEECSQYKVVVYSNTIQSIMAIIRAMGRLKIEFGDEARADDARQLFVLASSAEEGAMSAELSGVIQRLWGDSGVQACFDRSREYQLNDSAAYYLNDFDRLCQPNYIPTQQDVLRTRVKTTGIVETHFTFKDLYFKMFDVGGQRSERKKWIHCFEEVTAIIFCVALNDYDLVLAEDEEMNRMHESMKLFDSICNNKWFTSTSIILFLNKKDLFEEKIVRSPLKICYPEYNGENLYEEAALYIQGQFEDLNKQKANKEIYTHFTCATDTQNVQFVFDAVTDVIIKINLTDIGLY